In one window of Bos taurus isolate L1 Dominette 01449 registration number 42190680 breed Hereford chromosome 4, ARS-UCD2.0, whole genome shotgun sequence DNA:
- the LOC513055 gene encoding regulator of G-protein signaling 2 — MQSALFLAVQHECGPMDKGAGTGPKNEEKREKMKRTLLKDWKSRLSYFLQNSSSPGKPKTGKKSKQQTFIKPSPEEAQLWSEAFDELLASKYGLAAFRAFLKSEFCEENIEFWLACEDFKKTKSPQKLSSKAKKIYTDFIEKEAPKEINIDFQTKSLIAQNIQEATSGCFTTAQKRVYSLMENNSYPRFLESEFYQDLCKKPQITTEPHAT, encoded by the coding sequence ATGCAAAGTGCTCTGTTCCTGGCTGTCCAGCACGAGTGCGGACCCATGGACAAAGGCGCTGGCACCGGCCCCAAGAACGAGGAGAAGCGAGAGAAGATGAAGCGAACCCTATTAAAAGATTGGAAGAGCCGTTTGAGCTACTTCTTGCAAAATTCCTcctctcctgggaagcccaaaactggCAAGAAAAGCAAACAGCAAACCTTCATCAAGCCTTCTCCTGAGGAAGCCCAGCTGTGGTCAGAAGCATTTGATGAGCTGCTAGCCAGTAAATATGGTCTTGCTGCATTCAGggcttttttaaaatctgaattctgTGAAGAAAATATTGAATTCTGGCTGGCCTGTGAAGACTTCAAAAAAACCAAGTCACCCCAAAAGCTGTcctcaaaagcaaagaaaatatatactgaCTTCATAGAAAAAGAAGCTCCAAAAGAGATCAACATAGACTTTCAAACCAAAAGTCTGATTGCCCAAAACATACAGGAGGCTACCAGTGGCTGCTTCACAACTGCCCAGAAAAGGGTGTACAGCTTGATGGAGAACAACTCTTATCCGCGTTTCTTGGAGTCAGAATTCTACCAGGACTTGTGTAAAAAGCCGCAGATCACCACAGAACCCCATGCCACATGA